The sequence below is a genomic window from Silene latifolia isolate original U9 population chromosome 7, ASM4854445v1, whole genome shotgun sequence.
GACATTAGAGACCCCCCCGACAAGCGAGGGAATGGCAGAAGACGTATTGTCAAACAGacaaagagaaggagaaagacaAATGATGAGGATCCGACAACCACTACGCTCCCCCCAAATACGAACCCAACCCGACATGTTCCAAACGATGATGCTTCATCCTTTATGAGTGGCTTTAGTGGTACACAAAATACTCCACGTTTTACACCGTCACAAAATACTCCGACGTTCTCCCAATCGCAATTTAGGTCACAATATTCAAATTCTCAATATTCTCAATATACAAATTATAGTCATAGGTTGTAAATAGgaagtatgattttttttttgtatatcatTTGACTTCTTTAAACAAATAATGTATGATCAATCAAAATCAATGACTATTTTCCTTAATTCATTTTCACAGTATTGAGTATATGTCTTCAAGTATTAGAATAGCATACGGTTAACTTGTGCAAAATTAtgccaaaaacaaaaagaaaaacccACAAGAGGATTCGAACACGAGACACTTGGAAAGCATGAACTAAGTAAGGAAACCACTGCACCCACTAACTTATCTTTGTCATATGTCCAgtcctatatatatataaggtCTTTTTAACTTCCGGTCATGGATATTAgcaaataaaatatttatcaatttaattaaaattttaaaataatgtGTATAAAAAAAGACATAACTTACTCATACCCacataagcaaaaaaaaaaaaagtacaatgaaaattaatcataaaataaatttaattttaaattttttaaaaaaaaattaatttcaaGAAATTAAATATTAAAAACAGTGTGTATAAAACAAAACATTACGcaaaaaaataaattacaacgaaaTTTAGGTATAATTTAAAATAATATAACACAAAAGAAAAGGTATTATATGAAAAAatattaattgaaaaaaaaaattaaaaaaaaaaattaacgtaAATACATAAACATACATATAAGGAATAATCATACCGTATAAAGAAATTGATACAATACGTATCAATTAACCGTAGCGTATACAGGACTGTGTACGTATATTAGAGGTATACATAAATATACGAAATATTAAAGGTATATACTGTATACATAaatactaaaaataataaaaggtaTTAGTAATAAATAAGACTTAAATATAAATTAGGAGAgaagttttttttaattaataaaatatgtgGCAAAACCGAGAACATTAATTAGGGGGGGCAATTAATGAAGGAATCAAGGGATTAATTAGATTAAAAAAGATTCTTTGAATTGGACAAGTGGCGCGTCATTATTGGTGGTGTATGAGGGCCTCATACACCTGGTGTAACTCTACCATCTTCCATGAACATTTAATTATATCCTTATTTCAATTTACATAATTCACTATACATTGCACGATTAAATGTGAAGTGCGATTCATTAACGCCTTCCCAAGGGAAGTGCTATAAAAAGATGACGACTACGTCCTCGTAATTAAAACAAGGCTAATGATTTTGAAAAAtcaaaagaggaaataaatttttaatatatgcattaattgtattggttaatgtgtaatttagttcTTAATTTTTAAATTAATACCTAAATTAGAAGATATTTAATACTTAAATATGTATTTAGCATTACCTTTAAAACAATTGGTCTTCTGTGAGACAGTTTATAATTAAAATCCTAACGAAATTATGATAATGGAGATCTCAATCTCACCCCTCGAAAACCAAAGAAACTGGCTAGATTTACCGCGTGACTTAACTTTAACGATTCTGAAAAAATTAGAAGTCACGGAAATACTTAAATCGGCTCAATTTGTATGCAAATCGTGGTACGTTTTGTGCAAAGAACCCTCCGTGCGGAACACTATCCGTTTATATGACTTCGGCGAATCAGAGTCGGATTTACAGTTCGAGGAGAATAAGTATACGGGTATGATGGTTAGTATTGTTGATAGCAACGATACTGATTTGTTCAATCTCGGTATCAAGGATTTTGCTCTCAAGATCTTTTATCCTACACTGCATCATGGTACCAAGGATTTTCAAGTTTGACATCCAAAAGCGATTGTCAAAACTAGTCGCTTTTCTCGTGTTTTTCTCGTGTTTGAGTAATCGTAGAGATTGGAAACGTTTAGTCTACTTGTATGTGTTTTCCCTATAAAGCGGATATTGTCGTCTAAGTAGGAATTTTGTGATACCCAATTAATTTCCAATACTCCAATTTTCGAGCAGGAGGAGTAAATAATTTTGGCGGTCTCCAGATATTTTGCTGCAACCGATTAATTTCCTTCCCAATGCAAGCAGAACAGCCCCATAATTTTTGGCGGTCTCCAGATGTTTTCCCTATAAAGCAGTACTTTATAAAATTGGGCAAAGTTCTGTTGTCAAATTTCTTTAGTACAATTAGAGCAAAAACAATATTGGTTCTTATTCTTGGGGTTATCAATAAGAACCCAAAATAAAAAGTTCTTCTATTGCAACTATAAGGTTGTTCTTAGTTTTAAGAATTaagttctaaaataagaacttAGTTGATTATACATGGGAATTTGAGGACCAATAaacatgactttgaaaattgtgaATACCAATTACATATTTACTATTTTCCATTTAAGAACTTTATAAAAATGTCATCTATTGTGAATATATATTCTTAAACATTGGAATTAATGAAATGTGACATGACAAGATAAGAACTTTATGTAGAGTTCTTCTATTGCTATTGGTCTTAGAAATTAGTAACCATGCCGTTAAATCCAAACCCTAATAAAGTTACTACTACAGAAACTGAGGTAGTTTCCGATTCACCTCCAAAAAATAACAGAAACTGGTCAGAATTACCGCGTGATATAACTGATAATTCTTTTAAATTCAACCAGCTGGGTTCAAAATGTCCTGATATGGCATGTAATGACGAGGCACTGGCAATTTCAAAAAACATGCCTGAACTACGCCACCTTCAGATTATTGGAAATAGCTTGACGGATGTTGGTCTTAGAGCAATCCTTGATGGGTGTCCACATCTCCAGTCTGCGTGCATGTTTCTATTAAAATTCAATTACTACTCTCCTCTCCGTCCATGACTTGCTAGATATTCATGCTAGTCAATATTAATGACTTGCCTATCACTAATAGGCTCATGGAAAATAAGTGGTAAAACATTTTGCCTAGCTTTTCTAGTTTTGCAGGCTACCTAGCTTTAGATGGCAAGTTAGTCATATGCAGCATAGTGTTTGTATGTGGGAAAGCCACTATTTCAATAGTGTATTGTGTAGTATAAATAAGATAGTTTTATGCTGGGTATTGTACTCAGAGCTCACAAGCAAAACAAACAATTAGAAAGTTTGTACGTAAGAGTTTAGTGAGTCAATAATATTAGTGAGTTAAGAGTGTGAGTGTTTATTTGTAATTGGTATATTTCCAATTTATTTGAGTGAGAATAAAATTATTGTAACAGTGCAATTTATTATTATCGTCTTACTCTTTTCACATAATATTTTTCATTACGCTTCCGTATAAAATACACTCTAATTCGCTACAAGCGCATCGAGCCGTGATGGGGCGGAGTGTTATTTATCTTGTCCAAATATTGATCCGGGATCAATATTATCTTAGTTTGCACTGGGACTGTGAAGCAAATTGGTCGGGGATCAAGCTTACTTGATTGAGCCGAGCGTCATCAAGTCACCATGGGAGATATCAACTTTTCAGCCAGTGGTATTGAGAAGTTAAACAGTGGAAATTACAGTACGTGGAGCACACGTATGCAATTTTATCTGTTGGGACAAGATCTTTGGAGCATCGCTGGCGGTGGTGAAACCGCCAAACCAGCTAGAGGAGAAGAGCTGAAGAAGTGGATGGTCAAAGCCGGAAAGGCTATGTACGTTAACAAAGCAACCGTCGGGGACGATATGCTATACCGCATCAAAGATGCAGAAACACCAAAGGAGGCATGGGACACTTTAAAAGAGTTGTTCTCAAAGAAGAATGATTCTCAACTCCAGTTGCTCGAGAATGAGCTAATGTCGGTTCGACAGAATACCATGTCGGTAAACGAGTGGTTTACCAAAGTCAAAAATTTGTGTGAGCAAATCACAAAGTTGGATCCTGAAAATCCAATCACGGATACCAGGATGCGAAGAATTATTATCTTCGGTTTAAGGCCAGGTTTCAGTACTCTTGTTGCAGCAATTCGAGGTTGGGCTACACAACCAACTCTTATTGAGTTTGAAAATATGTTAGCCAACCAAGAACCTCTAGATAAGCAAATGTCTAGAGCATCCATcaaggaagaagaaaaggctCTCTTTGGTAATAAAAAGTCATACCAAGGAGGTGACAAGGGAAATTCTGAGTCGAGTTCTCAAGGCGGTTCAAATAGAAAACCAGGAGGATTCAGAAAAGGCCAAGGAAGAAGAGGCTTCCAACGAGGGGGAGCTCGTCAAGATCGACAACCAGACCAGCAAAGAGGTCAGGTGCGCCCAGATGTTGTTTGCTACAAGTGTAGTAAAAAGGGACATTATGCTCGAGATTGTTGGTCAAAATCGGCAGAAGGAAATGTCGCAACATCAAACGAGCACAAAAATAATGAAGTTGAATGGGATGTTCAAGCTTCATATTCAGTTGAACAAGAAGGTTCAAGCAAGAAGTCGACAGTGCACGAATCAATGGCATTAGTCGCGGAAAGTGACAACTTAATCAATTATAAAGATGATTGGATAATTGATTCAGGTTGTTCGAATCACATGACGGGAGACAAAGAGAATTTTCTAAGCATGTTAGAGTACAAGCGTGGACGAGTTGTTGTGACTGCAAATAACTCAGAGTTGCCAATCACTCATATTGGCAAAGCCATGGTTATCCCAAGATATAGTAAGAAGCAAGTTCATCTTGATAATGTCTATCATGTATCAGGTATGACGAAGAATCTAATATCGGTGTCACAACACGCAGCTTCGGGAAATCATGTGGTTTTTGGGCCTAATGATGTGAAAGTGTATCCAAGTTTGGAGGAAAATTCATCTCCTATCATGGAAGGGCGACGCTTGAAATCTGTCTACGTAATGTCCGCTCAAACGGCATATGTAGACAAAGCTAGGAAAAATGAGACGGCTGATTTATGGCATGCACGCCTGGGGCATGTAAGCTACACCAAGCTGAAAGTCATGATGAGTAAATCAATGCGCAATGGCCTTCCTCAACTTGATGTGAAAGAAGATGTAGTTTGTGTTGGGTGTCAATTTGGCAAAGCACATCAGCTACCATATGAGGAGTCAAAGTTCAAGGCGGAGACACCTCTAGAGTTAATTCACTCTGACCTATTTGGTCCGGTGAAGCAACCATCAGTTAGTGGTTATCGTTACATGATCACTTTCATTGATGATTTCTCAAGATATGTGTGGGTTGATTTTTTAAAGGAAAAATcagaagcctttgacaagttcaaaactttcaaagaaaaagtggaaaaagaaGTTGGCAGAAAGATTCAATGTCTACGTACAGACAATGGGGGagagttcacatccacataattCACACGATATCTACAAGATTGTAAGATCAAATGTCAGTTGACGTGTCCAAACACTCCACAACAGAATGAAGTGGCAGAGAGGAAGAATCGGCATCTCGCTGAGACATGCCGAAGTATGGTACATGCCAAAAATGTACCCCCACGTTACTGGGCTGAATGCATGAAGACAGCTGCACATGTGATAAATAGGCTACCACAAGCGAGACTAGAATATGTCTCTCCATTTCAGAAGGTGTGGAAGCTAAAACCTGCTGTGAGTCATTTTCGAGTTTTCGGGTGTGTATGTTATGTCTTCGTTCCAGATCATCTTCGTACCAAATTTGACAAGAAGACAATTCGTTGTATCTTTCTTGGGTACGATGATCAAAGGAAGGGTTGGAAATGCTGTGATCCAACTACTGACAAGTATCATGTGTCAAGAAATGTGGTGTTTGATGAAGCATCATCTTGGTGGTCACCACAAGCCGTGTTACTGCCAGACTCAAAGGAGATTGAAGAAAAACACAAGGATAAGATAGATGATCAGTTAAGCGAGAGTGATGGTGAATAAAAAAGTGAAGAATCTCAATCTTCACCAGCAAAAGAGAAAAGTCCTTGGACAACAGGGGTACACCACAAAACTCTTGAGGAATTAAGACCGAGTCAGGTTGAAGATGTCATTATCTAAGATAAGGATAGTCAGCAACAAGTGAGGAGAACTAGCCGGCCACACAAGCCAAATCCTAAATATGCAAATGCAGCAATGGTGGAGAACACCGTGAAAGAGCCAAGTAGTTACGATGAGGCCGCTCGTAGCAAAGATTGGATGAAGGCTATGGAAGAGGAAATCCAAGCACTTCATCAAAATGAAACTTGGGAGTTAGTGCCAAAGCCAACCGATGTTAAACCCATTTCATGCAAATGGGTGTATAAAGTGAAGACCAAGCCATATGGTTCTATTGAAAGGTACAAGGCACGACTAGTAGCTCGAGGATTCTCTCAGCAATATGGGCTAGATTATGATGAAACATTTAGTCTGGTTGCAAAGATTACCACGGTACGTGTTTTACTAGCACTTGCAGCTAgtaatttatggaaattgtggcAGATGGACGTGAAGAATGCATTTCTTCATGGCGAGCTTGATAGAGACATATACATGGATCAACCAAAAGGGTTTGAGAGTTCTGATCAACATTATGTATGTAAGTTGAAGAAAGCTCTTTATGGATTGAAGCAGGCGCCACGAGCATGGTACGGTAAGATAGCTGAATTCTTATTGCAAAGTGGTTATTCAGTTGCTCCTGCAGATTCGAGCTTGTTTGTAAAAGCTCGAGATGGAAAGTTATCAGTGGTCCTTGTTTATGTGGATGATCTTATCATCACTGGAGATGATGATAGAGAGATTCATCAAATAAGATCAAATCTCTCAATAAGGTTTCATATGAAAGAGCTTGGAGAGCTAAAGCATTTTCTTGGTCTAGAGGTAGACAGAACCAAAGATGGGATATTTCTTTGTCAATAGAAATACGCCCAGGATATTTTGGAGAAGTACGGAATGCCCGATTGCAAACCAGTGTCGACTCCAACCGAGATTAATGTTAGACTGTGTTCTACAGAGGGAAAAGATTTAGAGGATGTGACGATGTATAGACAACTCGTGGGAAGTCTTATATATCTCACATTGACTCGACCTGATGTCGTTTACGCGGTAAGTGTGGTTAGTCGTTTCATGCAAAATCCAAAGAAGTCTCATTTGGAAGCAATACGACGTATACTGAGGTATATTAAAGGAACAGTTGACTATGGAATATTGTACCCAAGTGGTGAGTTGTCTGAAATTCACGGGCACCGTGATCCGATTATGCGGTGATCATGACACACGCCGAGCAACTACCAGGGTATATGTTTAGTCTTGGTTCCGGTCTTTGTTTCGTGGTGTAGTAAGAGGCAACCCTCTTTGTATCATTGTCGAGTACAGAGGCGAGTATAGAGCATCGGCGATGGCAGCACAAGAGTGTGTGTGGCTAACACAACTCTTGAAGGATCTATATCAACCAGTTGATTCAGGAGTGAAGGTCTATTGTGACAACATGTCAGCAATGAGATTAGCAGAAAATCCAGTTTTTTATGCTAGGACAAAACATGTTGAAGTACATTATCATTTTGTACGAGAAAAGATCCTAAGAGGTGAGATTAATCTTGAATATGTTAAGACCGATGATCAAGTAGCGGATATCTTTACAAAAGGGCTGAGTGGACCAAAGTTCGAGAAGTTTCGAGAACAACTGGGTATGATTCCTCGACTAATTCTAGGTGAGAGTAGTCATTGAAGGGGGGTGTTAAAATTCAATTACTACTCTCCTCTCCATCCATGACTTGCTAGATATTCATGCTAGTCAATATTAATGGCTTGCCTATCACTAATAGGCTCGTGGAAAATAAGTGGTAAAACATTTTGCCTAGCTTTTCTAGTTTTGCAGGCTACCTAGCTTtagatggcaagttgttcatatGCAGCATAGTGTTTGTATGTGGGAAAGCCACTATTTCAATAGTGTATTGTGTAGTATAAATAGGATAGTTTTATGCTGGGTATTGTACTCAGAACTCACAAGCAAAACAAACAATTAGAAAGTTTGTACGTAGAAGTTTAGTGAGTCAATAATATTAGTGAGTTAAGAGTGTGAGTGTTTATTTGTAATTGGCATATTTCCAATTTATTTGAGTGATAATAAAATTATTGTAACAGTGCAATTTATTATTATCGTCTTACTCTTTTCACATAATATTTTTCATTACGCTTCCGTATAAAATACACTCTAATTCGCTACAGTTTCCACATTGAACTGGTGGGAAATCTAGGGATGAGATTATTGGAACAGATTAAGGATTTTCGGCGTCCATATGACTCCACTGATGACTATAACTATCGCACGTGATTTTATAATTCTAGTGATTCTTCTGATGAAGTTTCAACGGTTATGCAGGCTTACATATTGACGGTGGTTGAACGTATACTGATTAGTCAGTTAGATGTTACTCGCCGATATAAAGAAAACTCCCACGCCACATCTTCGTATTTTTATTTTACTCGTATGCTGTTTCGTTTGTCCTGATCTTTCGGACAGTTTCACCACAAAGGTTTTCACTTGCCTACTGTTTGAAATGAATTTCCTGTAAAACAGTACCCCTCCCCTTTTTGGAACTTTTTCTCTTATAAAGAATTATTATACGGAGCAGTCTGTACTTCATCAGCCTGTCAGGTCCCTCAGTTAGTCGAGAGTGAAGCCGCTAAGTAAGACAATCAAAAGCTTCGTGTGCTGTAAAGTGCGTGGTAGTGAAAGGATGACAATCAAAAGCTTCGCCTAGCCTGTCAGTCATCCATTGCTCGATATATTCTCTTTTCGTAAAGAATTCTAAAATATCCATTCACTACGCATAAACAAATATGCGCATTACCGAATTATTTCACTTTTGTACTGCTAAactaaacaattacttaaactattcAATAACAGATTTGCCTAATCAAGTCATTCAAGTACCTAAATTCATGGAGATCTCCGATTCATCcccggaaaatcacagaaactgGTCCGAAATACCATGTGACGTTATTCTGATGATTCTGATGAAGTTAGGAACAGTTGAAATACTTGAATCTGTTCAATT
It includes:
- the LOC141590596 gene encoding putative F-box protein At4g05475; this encodes MEISISPLENQRNWLDLPRDLTLTILKKLEVTEILKSAQFVCKSWYVLCKEPSVRNTIRLYDFGESESDLQFEENKYTGMMVSIVDSNDTDLFNLGIKDFALKIFYPTLHHGTKDFQKLVTMPLNPNPNKVTTTETEVVSDSPPKNNRNWSELPRDITDNSFKFNQLGSKCPDMACNDEALAISKNMPELRHLQIIGNSLTDVGLRAILDGCPHLQSACMFLLKFNYYSPLRP